One Nocardioides aromaticivorans genomic window carries:
- a CDS encoding type I restriction endonuclease subunit R — protein sequence MADHNEIVFESETCAYLEAHGWLYSPNDAGYDRERALFPEDLFAWLEETQKPAYEKALKAAGSSAKFLDVLTDALDKPLEHGGGTLNILRSGVQYIGGGRLKMAQFRPDTTLNATTNIQYDAMRVRVMRQVHFSTADQRSIDLVLFVNGIPVATAELKTHFTQSLDEAINQYKKARNPITNGRAEPLLSFGHRALVHFAVSNDLAAMTTKLEGEKTHFLPFNVGHDGGAGNPPGAEGRSATAYLWERVWEKHAWLNIIGRLMIVETKEEWDVATGTSVRRTSMLFPRFHQWEAVTEIVAAVAEEGVGQRYLIEHSAGSGKTNTIAWTAHRLARLHVDDKKVFDSVIVVVDRTVLDGQLQDAIRQIDGSGKIVATISPEDVRKAGAKSKSSLLATALKNGELIIAVTVQTFPFALDEIRADSALTGKRFAVIADEAHSSQSGQISSKLKAVLTAEELKELEEGGEVDVESVLASEMAERAESENISYLAFTATPKNKTLELFGRKGADGKPREFHLYSMKQAIDEGYILDVLKGYQSYDTSLKIAGNASTEGEVEEGAARKGLMRWVQLHPTNISQKVQIIVEHFHANVAHLLEGKAKAMVVTDSRKAAVKYKKAIDAYIAKRAAQDPTYNYRTLVAFSAGVKFAEDEEWGSDWGPSPTKDDEFTEGNLNPGAGADLAAAFKGETYKIMLVANKFQTGFDQPLLSAMYVDKRLSGVTAVQTLSRLNRTHRTAGGEQKRKTFVIDFHNKPEDIRASFEPYFKNAALETETDPYVVVHLATKLAHAGIYSEDDVRKVAELWVTRKGNNALSAAISPAQHDFKRRYARAIEEDDRVTLNTLDLFRKDVSTYVRLYDFMSQIVDYGDPYMEMLSIFLRLLEKVIAESAWAAEVDLSDVVLVGVKHKKLAVVDISLTGDGELKGIKAAGTGSKKDPNYVALQVVIDRMNDLFGAESFAESQVREFVQGLVQRLLLYPDLVKQTKVNSKKQFMESQDFQAAVTEAVVDNQDAHNTMADYFFSDGPGINGVIVALADAFYEAATDDETGQ from the coding sequence ATGGCTGACCACAACGAGATCGTCTTCGAGTCCGAGACCTGTGCGTATCTCGAGGCGCACGGCTGGCTCTACTCGCCGAACGACGCGGGCTATGACCGGGAGCGTGCTCTCTTTCCGGAGGATCTCTTCGCGTGGCTCGAGGAGACGCAGAAGCCGGCGTACGAGAAGGCGTTGAAGGCGGCCGGGTCGTCGGCGAAGTTTCTCGATGTCCTCACGGATGCGCTCGACAAGCCGCTCGAGCACGGTGGCGGGACGCTCAACATCCTGCGTAGCGGGGTGCAGTACATCGGAGGCGGCCGCCTCAAGATGGCCCAGTTCCGTCCGGACACGACGCTCAACGCCACCACGAACATCCAATACGACGCCATGCGCGTCCGGGTGATGCGGCAGGTCCACTTCTCCACCGCTGACCAGCGCAGCATCGATCTGGTGCTGTTCGTCAACGGCATCCCCGTGGCGACCGCCGAGTTGAAGACTCACTTCACGCAGTCTTTGGACGAGGCGATCAACCAGTACAAGAAGGCCCGCAACCCCATCACCAACGGTCGGGCCGAGCCGCTCCTGTCCTTTGGGCATCGGGCGCTCGTGCACTTCGCTGTCTCCAATGACCTGGCAGCGATGACTACCAAGCTCGAGGGCGAGAAGACCCACTTCCTGCCGTTCAACGTCGGCCATGACGGAGGCGCCGGAAACCCACCAGGCGCCGAAGGCCGGTCGGCAACGGCGTACCTGTGGGAGCGGGTCTGGGAGAAGCACGCCTGGCTCAACATCATCGGCCGCTTGATGATCGTCGAGACCAAGGAGGAGTGGGACGTCGCAACCGGCACCTCGGTGCGGCGCACTAGCATGCTCTTCCCGCGGTTCCACCAGTGGGAGGCCGTCACCGAGATCGTTGCCGCCGTCGCCGAGGAGGGCGTCGGACAGCGCTATCTGATCGAGCACTCGGCCGGTTCCGGCAAGACGAACACCATTGCCTGGACCGCGCACCGTCTCGCCCGACTCCACGTCGATGACAAGAAGGTCTTCGACTCGGTGATCGTCGTCGTGGACCGAACCGTTCTCGACGGCCAACTCCAGGACGCCATCCGCCAGATCGACGGCTCAGGCAAGATCGTCGCGACCATCAGCCCCGAGGACGTACGCAAGGCTGGCGCGAAGTCGAAGTCCAGCCTACTGGCGACGGCCCTCAAGAACGGCGAGCTCATCATCGCCGTTACAGTGCAGACGTTCCCGTTCGCACTCGACGAGATCCGAGCCGATTCCGCGCTCACGGGCAAGCGCTTCGCCGTCATCGCAGATGAGGCGCACTCCTCGCAGTCCGGCCAGATCTCCTCCAAACTCAAGGCGGTCCTCACGGCCGAAGAGTTGAAGGAGCTCGAGGAAGGCGGCGAGGTCGATGTCGAGTCCGTGCTCGCCTCGGAGATGGCCGAGCGTGCCGAGTCGGAGAACATCTCCTATCTCGCCTTCACCGCGACGCCGAAGAACAAGACCCTGGAGCTGTTCGGTCGCAAGGGCGCCGACGGTAAGCCACGCGAGTTCCACCTCTACTCGATGAAACAGGCGATCGACGAGGGCTACATCCTCGATGTGCTCAAGGGCTACCAGTCCTACGACACCTCGCTGAAGATCGCCGGCAACGCCAGCACTGAAGGCGAGGTCGAAGAAGGTGCTGCGCGCAAGGGGCTGATGCGCTGGGTGCAGCTGCACCCCACGAACATCAGCCAGAAGGTTCAGATCATCGTCGAGCACTTCCACGCCAACGTCGCGCACCTGCTCGAGGGCAAGGCGAAGGCCATGGTCGTGACGGACTCACGCAAGGCCGCGGTGAAGTACAAGAAGGCCATCGACGCGTATATCGCGAAGCGCGCGGCCCAGGACCCGACGTACAACTATCGCACCCTCGTGGCCTTCTCTGCCGGCGTGAAGTTTGCGGAGGACGAGGAGTGGGGCTCCGATTGGGGGCCGTCGCCGACCAAGGACGACGAGTTCACCGAGGGGAACCTGAATCCCGGGGCAGGCGCTGACCTGGCGGCCGCGTTCAAGGGCGAGACCTACAAGATCATGCTGGTCGCTAACAAGTTCCAGACCGGCTTCGACCAACCTCTGCTGTCCGCGATGTACGTCGACAAGCGCCTGTCCGGAGTGACCGCGGTCCAGACGCTGTCGCGGCTCAACCGAACCCACCGAACGGCTGGTGGCGAGCAGAAGCGCAAGACGTTCGTCATCGACTTCCACAACAAGCCCGAGGACATTCGCGCCTCGTTCGAGCCGTACTTTAAGAACGCCGCCTTGGAGACCGAGACTGACCCGTACGTCGTTGTGCACCTGGCGACCAAGTTGGCGCACGCCGGCATCTACAGCGAAGACGACGTCCGGAAGGTCGCCGAATTATGGGTGACCCGCAAGGGCAACAACGCCCTGTCAGCGGCGATCAGCCCTGCCCAACACGACTTCAAGCGCCGGTATGCACGCGCGATCGAGGAAGACGACAGGGTCACCCTCAATACCCTCGACCTCTTCCGCAAGGACGTCTCCACCTACGTCCGGCTCTACGACTTCATGAGCCAGATCGTCGATTACGGCGACCCCTACATGGAGATGCTTTCGATCTTCCTCCGGCTCTTGGAGAAGGTCATTGCCGAGTCGGCATGGGCGGCCGAGGTCGATCTCTCCGACGTGGTACTGGTCGGGGTGAAACACAAGAAGCTCGCAGTCGTCGACATCTCGCTGACCGGCGACGGCGAGCTCAAGGGGATCAAAGCCGCCGGCACCGGCAGCAAGAAGGACCCGAACTACGTCGCGCTCCAGGTCGTCATCGACCGGATGAACGACCTCTTCGGCGCCGAGTCATTCGCAGAGTCCCAGGTCCGGGAGTTCGTCCAGGGATTGGTGCAGCGTCTGCTGCTCTATCCCGACCTCGTCAAGCAGACCAAGGTCAACTCGAAGAAGCAGTTCATGGAGTCACAGGACTTCCAGGCGGCGGTAACGGAGGCCGTCGTGGACAACCAGGACGCCCACAACACGATGGCCGACTACTTCTTCAGCGATGGGCCGGGGATCAACGGGGTGATAGTGGCGCTCGCGGACGCCTTCTACGAAGCCGCGACCGACGACGAGACCGGCCAGTGA
- a CDS encoding DEAD/DEAH box helicase — translation MKRYDAEPHLRGLTDFQLASVDHVIEQFYGPVGGKRFLVADETGLGKTRVAQGVIARAIETLQDEPSVERIDVVYVCSNEDLAKQNLRRLNVTGQAEIPFSSRLTLLAEHSRRLRQAGHVGKPINLVSFTPGTSFDPGHQLGKSRERAMILLAIRELVQMDGWGQRASRRLLQGNVRKIERFDWKVDDLRRQIGPGGLDPAILEQFERLISADEPESLKTRFVQMIAAIGRRDSVPSHLHDDHRRLVGELRGALAAASVHTLEPDLVILDEFQRFRHLLDPSTAAGELAHHLFEYDAAKVLLLSATPYKPFTYAEEKEEDHAKDLFNTLTFLAQGRGDVSVDTIRVRLKEYRDLVSSGVGDASVVDALRHDLLKLMSRAERPALPDGSMTVEHRRPADDVRAADLVGFARLQEVGRLVAREKDRGLVTAEFWKSAPYFINFADGYQFGRRLDEASPSSDLRRAVAATQRIHAAAIEQFKPLDPGNARMRALTHDTVGQGWWQLLWVPPSLPYFLPGGAYADPAASSMTKRLVFSSWAATPAAVAGILSFEAERHAAAGSNYDEYTPEARKRIVKHFNYSVTQQTGRLRGMPTLMLHWPFLALANAIDPLQIVAERGGRQVSAADARSDVRTRLLAMLDIEPGLSQADPDGDESGLRVAQWRAAFSMAGNWPATMRDDEVALALSGAAESDDDDESAGATVRHAGVLQHLQHVREELAAPERPLDHETADLLAEIALFAPGSIAVRVLHRLCHDFDNVTERGLFEAAATLANGLRSLFNRPDVTKIVERLGAERTPYWRKVLTYCANGNLEAVLDEYLHHLQADLVVGDFDDAKIGRLASEAAAAIGLKPSTYRAKDPAAASVPLSFVGRFALRYGARDQKAEDARQPEVRRSFNSPFWPMVLASTSVGQEGIDFHWWCHAIFHWNTPPNPVDFEQREGRVDRYRGHAVRKNVASRHGPAALAQVGGNPWDRLYELATDHRHEYGDFTPGWVYPGPAKIERHITPFVLSSDEARYDRVKSDVALYRLTFGQPRQEDMLELLRNRGLDGAARLSALRVDLRPRAIENEEIRNE, via the coding sequence ATGAAGCGGTACGACGCAGAGCCGCACCTTCGCGGCCTCACCGACTTCCAGCTTGCCAGCGTCGATCACGTGATCGAGCAGTTCTACGGACCAGTCGGCGGGAAGCGCTTTCTCGTCGCCGACGAGACAGGTCTGGGAAAGACCCGTGTGGCACAGGGCGTCATCGCCCGCGCGATCGAGACGCTCCAGGACGAGCCTTCGGTCGAGCGGATCGATGTTGTCTACGTCTGCTCAAACGAGGACCTCGCCAAGCAGAACCTCCGCAGGCTCAACGTGACAGGCCAAGCCGAAATCCCGTTCTCGAGCCGCCTGACCTTGCTCGCCGAGCACAGCCGCCGCCTCCGCCAAGCTGGTCACGTCGGCAAGCCGATCAACCTCGTGTCGTTCACCCCGGGCACCTCGTTCGACCCGGGTCACCAGCTTGGAAAGTCTCGCGAGAGGGCGATGATCCTGCTGGCCATTCGAGAGCTGGTCCAGATGGACGGCTGGGGCCAGCGAGCCAGTCGACGCTTGCTCCAGGGCAACGTTCGCAAGATTGAGCGGTTCGACTGGAAGGTCGACGACCTCCGGCGCCAGATCGGGCCGGGGGGCCTCGATCCTGCGATCCTCGAGCAGTTCGAGCGCCTCATCAGTGCCGACGAACCCGAGAGCCTCAAGACACGCTTCGTCCAGATGATCGCGGCGATCGGTCGACGCGACTCGGTGCCCTCCCACCTCCACGATGACCACCGCCGCCTCGTAGGTGAGCTCCGCGGAGCTCTTGCTGCAGCGAGTGTGCACACGCTTGAGCCGGACCTCGTGATCCTCGACGAGTTTCAACGGTTTCGGCACCTGCTCGACCCGTCCACCGCGGCCGGTGAACTCGCCCACCACCTCTTCGAGTACGACGCCGCGAAGGTGCTCCTGCTTTCGGCAACGCCGTACAAGCCGTTCACCTATGCGGAGGAGAAGGAGGAGGACCACGCAAAGGACCTCTTCAACACGCTGACCTTCCTTGCCCAGGGCCGAGGCGACGTCAGCGTCGACACGATCCGCGTCCGGCTCAAGGAGTACCGCGACCTCGTGTCCTCCGGCGTGGGCGATGCATCGGTGGTGGACGCCCTTCGCCACGACCTCCTCAAGCTGATGAGTCGTGCTGAGCGTCCGGCACTCCCGGACGGATCGATGACGGTGGAGCACCGTCGACCGGCTGACGATGTACGGGCCGCGGACCTCGTCGGTTTCGCGCGCCTCCAGGAGGTCGGTCGATTGGTCGCTCGGGAGAAGGACCGCGGACTGGTGACCGCAGAGTTCTGGAAGTCGGCACCGTACTTCATCAATTTCGCCGACGGGTACCAGTTCGGCCGACGGCTCGACGAGGCCTCTCCCAGCTCCGACCTGCGGAGGGCCGTCGCAGCGACTCAGCGCATCCACGCAGCTGCAATCGAACAGTTCAAGCCGTTGGATCCCGGGAACGCGCGGATGCGCGCGCTCACGCACGACACTGTCGGGCAGGGTTGGTGGCAGCTCCTCTGGGTGCCGCCGTCGCTCCCCTACTTCTTACCCGGCGGGGCATACGCCGACCCTGCCGCCTCGTCGATGACGAAGCGCCTCGTCTTCTCGTCGTGGGCCGCGACGCCTGCTGCCGTTGCCGGGATCCTCAGCTTCGAGGCCGAGCGTCACGCGGCGGCTGGCAGCAATTACGACGAGTACACACCCGAGGCCAGGAAGCGAATCGTCAAGCACTTCAACTACTCGGTCACCCAGCAAACTGGCCGGCTCCGCGGCATGCCGACGTTGATGCTGCATTGGCCTTTCCTGGCCCTGGCCAACGCGATCGACCCACTGCAGATCGTCGCCGAGCGCGGTGGCAGGCAAGTGTCGGCCGCAGATGCTCGCTCTGACGTCAGGACGCGCCTCCTCGCGATGCTCGACATCGAGCCTGGGCTGTCTCAGGCGGACCCGGACGGTGACGAATCCGGTCTGCGCGTCGCCCAGTGGCGTGCAGCGTTCTCGATGGCGGGGAACTGGCCGGCGACGATGCGTGACGATGAGGTCGCCCTCGCGTTGTCCGGTGCCGCCGAGTCCGACGACGATGACGAGTCCGCTGGCGCAACTGTGCGTCATGCCGGCGTGCTGCAGCACCTCCAGCACGTGCGCGAGGAACTGGCAGCACCCGAGCGTCCTCTCGACCACGAGACGGCAGACCTGCTCGCCGAGATCGCGCTCTTCGCGCCAGGCTCGATCGCCGTACGCGTGCTCCACCGCCTGTGCCATGACTTCGACAATGTGACCGAACGAGGTCTGTTCGAAGCCGCAGCCACCCTCGCCAACGGTCTCCGCTCCCTCTTCAACCGCCCGGATGTCACCAAGATCGTCGAGCGGCTCGGTGCCGAGCGAACGCCGTACTGGCGCAAGGTGCTGACCTACTGCGCCAACGGGAACCTGGAAGCCGTCCTCGACGAGTACCTCCACCATCTCCAAGCGGATCTCGTCGTCGGCGACTTCGACGACGCCAAAATCGGCCGACTCGCCTCAGAAGCGGCAGCCGCTATCGGGCTGAAGCCGAGCACCTACCGGGCTAAGGACCCGGCAGCGGCCTCGGTCCCGCTGAGCTTCGTTGGCCGCTTCGCCCTGCGGTACGGCGCCCGCGACCAGAAGGCGGAAGACGCTCGCCAACCGGAGGTGCGACGCTCGTTCAACAGCCCCTTCTGGCCGATGGTCTTGGCCTCGACCTCTGTGGGCCAGGAGGGTATCGATTTCCATTGGTGGTGCCACGCCATCTTCCACTGGAACACTCCGCCGAACCCGGTCGACTTCGAGCAGCGGGAGGGCCGTGTCGACCGCTACCGCGGGCACGCGGTCCGCAAGAACGTCGCTAGCAGGCACGGACCCGCTGCGCTTGCCCAAGTCGGCGGCAACCCATGGGATCGCCTCTACGAGCTCGCGACGGACCATCGCCACGAGTATGGCGACTTCACCCCGGGCTGGGTCTACCCCGGCCCCGCGAAGATCGAGCGCCACATCACCCCGTTTGTCCTCAGCTCCGACGAGGCGCGGTACGACAGGGTCAAGTCAGATGTGGCGCTGTACCGCCTGACCTTTGGCCAGCCGCGCCAAGAGGACATGCTGGAGCTGCTGCGAAACCGTGGCCTCGACGGAGCAGCGAGACTTTCCGCCCTGCGCGTCGATCTGCGACCACGAGCTATTGAGAACGAAGAAATTCGAAATGAGTGA
- a CDS encoding phospholipase D family protein, which translates to MLAPDSRVVLLEQLAPPPGSRFDAAIATTFTLDLTATLIPALAFTSYSYSGSSADPIALLEALRATGDRLDVFCQGGNIAAPSHVPDLLAFLEPLVHEVKRPRGGLFHPKIWFVRYVDDAGQASYRLLVLTRNLTNDRSWDLAVRLDSASLGDREQDANAPLADLLASLPTWTIRELAPERAERISQLAGEARRIEWQWPDTVRHLGFHFLGGNRPMPDLPPGRRLVVSPFINDAGLALLDPNGATTVLSRAAELERLSPGVAERLDAYVIDSMAVVTETDETNLGGDLHAKMFVVEPTAKWASAHVFIGSANATDAALQRNVEFIVELHGHRDHLGIDSFLGETAPFRVLLEPYRATGGAALDPDEDERRKVENALREIAEIEHHVAVVDGDREASETEGHDVRVSARKPYPLCTGWRASVRLMTKAGNSIVAAEGEALAGTFSGIATADLTPFLVVQITTDSGLDVACVIVAELIDPPADRLDQILARQIDTPDKFLRFLYLLLSLGNPHLLAQLAGSAEGDGQGFGIGQSGGPGILELVLRALSERPAALGDLDRLVHRLQSTEKGREVLPDGFDAFWATVREAQDMLGETWA; encoded by the coding sequence ATGCTGGCTCCTGACAGTCGCGTCGTGCTCTTGGAGCAACTCGCGCCGCCTCCGGGCTCGCGGTTCGATGCAGCCATCGCGACGACCTTCACGCTCGACCTGACCGCGACATTGATCCCGGCGCTCGCCTTCACTTCGTACTCCTACTCAGGATCCTCCGCCGATCCGATCGCTCTGCTCGAAGCGCTCCGAGCGACCGGTGACCGGCTCGATGTCTTCTGTCAGGGCGGCAACATCGCTGCGCCCAGCCACGTGCCCGACCTGCTCGCCTTTCTGGAGCCGCTGGTCCACGAGGTGAAGCGCCCGCGTGGCGGCCTCTTTCACCCGAAGATCTGGTTCGTCAGGTACGTCGACGACGCGGGCCAAGCGTCGTACCGATTGTTGGTGCTGACCCGCAACCTCACCAACGACCGCTCCTGGGACCTTGCTGTTCGCCTTGACTCCGCCTCCCTCGGCGATAGGGAGCAGGACGCCAACGCGCCGCTTGCCGACCTCCTGGCCTCGCTGCCTACTTGGACGATTCGCGAGCTCGCGCCAGAGCGGGCCGAAAGAATCAGCCAACTAGCGGGCGAGGCGCGCCGTATCGAGTGGCAGTGGCCCGACACCGTCCGACACCTTGGCTTCCACTTCCTCGGCGGAAACCGTCCGATGCCAGACCTGCCGCCAGGTCGACGCCTCGTGGTCTCCCCCTTCATCAACGACGCCGGACTCGCTCTCCTGGACCCGAACGGCGCGACCACGGTTCTCTCGCGTGCCGCTGAGCTCGAGAGGCTTTCACCTGGGGTCGCCGAGCGTCTCGACGCCTACGTCATCGACTCGATGGCTGTCGTCACAGAAACCGACGAAACTAACCTCGGCGGTGACCTCCACGCCAAGATGTTCGTCGTCGAGCCGACGGCCAAATGGGCGAGCGCCCACGTGTTCATCGGCTCGGCGAATGCAACCGACGCTGCCTTGCAGCGGAATGTCGAATTCATCGTCGAGCTCCATGGCCATCGCGATCACCTCGGAATCGACTCTTTCCTGGGTGAAACCGCGCCGTTCCGCGTGCTGCTGGAGCCATACCGCGCCACGGGTGGCGCCGCACTCGACCCCGACGAGGACGAGCGACGCAAGGTCGAGAACGCGCTTCGCGAGATCGCCGAGATCGAGCACCACGTCGCCGTCGTTGATGGCGATCGCGAGGCGTCGGAAACCGAGGGGCACGACGTGCGCGTCTCTGCCCGCAAGCCCTACCCGCTCTGTACCGGCTGGCGAGCGAGCGTGCGCCTGATGACTAAGGCCGGCAACAGCATCGTCGCCGCAGAAGGCGAGGCACTCGCCGGAACCTTCAGCGGCATCGCCACCGCGGACCTCACCCCGTTCCTGGTCGTCCAGATCACCACCGATTCGGGCCTCGACGTCGCGTGCGTCATCGTCGCTGAGCTCATCGACCCGCCCGCTGATCGACTCGACCAGATCCTCGCTCGTCAAATCGACACCCCTGACAAGTTCCTTCGCTTCCTCTACCTGCTGCTCAGCCTCGGCAACCCGCACCTGCTTGCCCAGCTGGCCGGCTCAGCAGAGGGGGACGGCCAGGGCTTCGGCATCGGCCAGTCGGGCGGTCCCGGGATTCTCGAGCTCGTGTTGCGGGCGCTCTCCGAGCGACCAGCTGCTCTCGGCGACCTCGATCGGCTCGTTCATCGGCTTCAGTCCACCGAAAAGGGCCGCGAGGTGCTTCCCGACGGGTTCGATGCGTTCTGGGCAACCGTTCGCGAGGCACAGGACATGTTGGGAGAGACCTGGGCATGA
- a CDS encoding DUF6361 family protein, producing MTSLIAWLDSTPEEQRVTRELVALFSQTESRDELGIGQVRDAFSDLLFPGTSVLQTRARYYLFVPWCYTSGRAAHAYDKENFRVGQLQERQLIKTFQDSAFDDAAGLIGSRVGPEVKNLPSTLYWSGMLTYKVRTNPGAIGSAARRSGGDSATELSERVVGEWDPGIPPAPQGFPNEVPGGFAMTPAEAEWLYGRMVTAAPDTVLAHLLNRHEVIGDDVRYPWHAAPPSEFEPLHHAEWFSAVIEGAPLLYNLLIGEQYELKGFDHVPQPVETYRTALTQWHADFSERYGISLTAWDVDRMWELAIGQNPNIGPSTRSFVDSWIAGLREGASPADNQGLRELVRIREKRKGSQSRLVNEKLLASWSGSAGVGRLAYRWGNVRAVVNDILRGLHAGS from the coding sequence GTGACCTCGCTGATCGCGTGGCTCGACTCCACCCCCGAAGAACAGCGGGTGACTCGCGAGCTCGTCGCCCTGTTCTCGCAAACGGAGAGCCGCGACGAGCTGGGGATCGGACAGGTTCGGGACGCGTTCAGCGACCTACTGTTCCCGGGCACTTCTGTGCTGCAGACGCGCGCTCGTTACTACCTCTTCGTACCGTGGTGCTACACGAGCGGCCGGGCGGCGCACGCCTATGACAAGGAGAACTTCCGCGTCGGCCAGCTTCAGGAACGCCAGCTGATCAAGACCTTTCAGGATTCGGCCTTCGATGACGCCGCCGGCCTCATCGGGAGCCGGGTAGGGCCCGAGGTGAAGAACCTGCCGTCGACCCTCTACTGGTCCGGCATGCTCACCTACAAGGTGCGGACGAATCCCGGTGCGATCGGCTCAGCTGCACGTCGGTCCGGCGGCGACAGCGCGACCGAGCTCAGCGAAAGGGTCGTTGGCGAGTGGGATCCTGGGATTCCCCCGGCCCCTCAGGGATTCCCCAATGAGGTCCCCGGCGGCTTCGCGATGACCCCGGCCGAGGCTGAGTGGCTTTACGGCCGGATGGTCACCGCGGCACCTGACACCGTGCTTGCGCACCTCTTGAACCGGCACGAGGTGATCGGCGACGACGTCCGCTACCCATGGCACGCCGCGCCGCCCTCAGAGTTCGAACCACTTCACCACGCCGAGTGGTTCAGCGCGGTGATCGAGGGCGCGCCGCTTCTGTACAACCTGCTGATCGGGGAGCAGTACGAGCTGAAGGGATTCGACCACGTCCCCCAGCCGGTGGAGACCTACCGCACCGCGTTGACCCAATGGCATGCGGACTTTTCCGAGCGGTACGGCATAAGCCTCACGGCTTGGGACGTCGATCGCATGTGGGAGCTGGCCATCGGGCAGAACCCCAACATCGGACCAAGTACTCGATCGTTCGTCGACAGTTGGATTGCTGGGCTTCGCGAGGGTGCATCACCTGCTGACAACCAGGGACTCCGCGAGCTGGTCCGGATTCGCGAGAAGCGCAAGGGATCTCAGTCGCGACTGGTCAATGAGAAGCTACTCGCTTCGTGGTCGGGAAGTGCCGGCGTAGGTCGACTCGCGTACCGATGGGGCAATGTGCGGGCCGTCGTCAATGACATCTTGAGGGGGCTCCATGCTGGCTCCTGA
- a CDS encoding MarR family winged helix-turn-helix transcriptional regulator, whose amino-acid sequence MAKPKHSLDLGEQLCFSLYTAQRLVTAAYRPILDALGLTYSQYVAMLALWESAPMTMGELGTRLGLDYGTVTPLVKRLESAGLVARTRSTEDERTVHVTLTEAGVELRAKAVGIPDSIAEVMALEPGEFAMLKDSLEHLSANVADKMA is encoded by the coding sequence ATGGCCAAGCCGAAGCACAGCCTCGACCTGGGCGAGCAGCTCTGCTTCTCGCTCTACACGGCGCAGCGCCTGGTCACCGCCGCCTACCGCCCGATCCTCGACGCGCTCGGCCTCACCTATTCGCAGTACGTCGCCATGCTGGCCCTCTGGGAGTCAGCGCCGATGACCATGGGCGAGCTCGGCACCCGCCTCGGCCTGGACTACGGCACGGTGACGCCTCTGGTGAAGCGGCTGGAGTCCGCCGGCCTGGTTGCCCGCACGCGCAGCACCGAGGACGAGCGGACGGTGCACGTGACCCTGACCGAAGCCGGCGTGGAGCTGCGCGCGAAGGCGGTGGGCATCCCGGACTCGATCGCTGAGGTGATGGCGCTGGAGCCGGGTGAGTTCGCGATGTTGAAGGACAGCCTAGAGCACCTGAGTGCCAACGTGGCCGACAAGATGGCGTAG